A single Hemitrygon akajei chromosome 29, sHemAka1.3, whole genome shotgun sequence DNA region contains:
- the cfap107 gene encoding cilia- and flagella-associated protein 107, translating into MAAPATYPRTLEDRFAPDPLPSTPSWRIQQHYQNKVLVGNWAEERLKFIKGTCLGITTYQANYKPYPFVSPDFREKVLIEQKHKGVPFSVLFSHHDIPHSWYLVSHYDEVINKRPNPCLPPLRKWDRRKLSWLPEPTDCPLIAPPTNFGLLEEKIAKLNKRRQHHPSMYQSVYSLSYGPHSITPQNK; encoded by the exons ATGGCGGCCCCAGCGACCTACCCTCGGACGCTTGAAGACCGATTTGCCCCCGACCCTTTGCCATCAACACCCAGCTGGAGAATTCAACAGCACTACCAGAACAAGGTGCTGGTCGGCAACTGGGCggaggaaaggttaaag TTTATCAAGGGGACGTGCCTTGGGATCACCACATACCAAGCCAACTACAAGCCGTACCCGTTTGTCTCACCGGACTTCAGAGAGAAGGTTTTGATAGAGCAAAAACACAAG GGTGTACCTTTTTCAGTATTATTTTCTCATCACGACATTCCACACTCTTGGTATCTTGTAAGTCATTACGATGAAGTTATCAATAAACGTCCAAACCCGTGTTTGCCTCCCCTTCGTAAATGGGACAGGAGAAAGCTGAGTTGGCTCCCAGAACCAACAGATTGCCCACTAATAG CTCCACCCACTAACTTCGGCCTGTTGGAAGAGAAGATAGCAAAACTGAATAAACGGAGGCAGCACCATCCCTCCATGTACCAGAGTGTCTACAGCCTCTCCTACGGACCTCATTCTATCACTCCACAGAATAAATAA